The following are encoded in a window of Methanobrevibacter sp. V74 genomic DNA:
- a CDS encoding sugar phosphate isomerase/epimerase family protein: protein MEDNNKIIDLAKKHGFEIIEILGEDPFYENDNGEFKDCGLDVRIHAATVDINIASLNKGIRLESVKQMIECGHYAESINANTITVHPGIIGRNEPHLRKWALEYAVESIGEIIDNTNVEISVENMPVNGKFLGNKVEEIEMIQKETGCCLTIDTGHGNTCGNLEEMLSLKNISYCHLNDNDGKKDQHITLGKGTLDLNLLKKIDTAIIELNNFDNVLKSKKVIENL, encoded by the coding sequence ATGGAAGATAACAATAAAATCATAGACCTGGCAAAAAAACACGGATTTGAAATAATTGAGATTTTAGGTGAAGATCCCTTTTATGAAAATGACAATGGTGAGTTTAAAGACTGCGGTCTTGATGTGAGAATTCATGCTGCAACAGTTGACATAAACATAGCAAGTCTAAACAAAGGGATAAGACTGGAAAGTGTTAAACAAATGATTGAATGTGGACACTATGCTGAAAGCATTAATGCGAATACAATAACTGTGCATCCTGGAATCATTGGAAGAAATGAGCCTCATCTTAGGAAATGGGCACTTGAATATGCTGTTGAAAGTATTGGGGAGATAATTGACAATACCAATGTTGAAATTTCGGTTGAAAACATGCCGGTCAATGGAAAATTTTTAGGCAATAAAGTTGAAGAAATTGAGATGATTCAAAAAGAAACTGGGTGCTGTTTGACAATTGACACCGGTCATGGAAACACATGCGGAAACCTTGAAGAAATGTTATCTTTAAAAAATATCAGCTATTGTCACTTAAATGATAATGATGGTAAAAAAGATCAACATATTACCTTAGGCAAAGGTACACTTGATTTGAATTTGCTTAAAAAAATAGATACAGCAATTATCGAATTAAACAACTTTGATAATGTCTTAAAAAGTAAAAAAGTCATTGAAAACTTATAA
- a CDS encoding 2-isopropylmalate synthase translates to MKNIETLKKENMNLSEKIYIFDTTLRDGEQTPGVALTVDEKIQIAQKLNNLGVDKIEVGFPASSKGEIESARKIKSLDLDSTLVGLSRSLKSDVDAVLDADLEYIHTFIGTSPLHRDYKLKMSKSEIIAKACEAVEYGKDHGLTVEFSAEDATRTERDFLVEVYREVVSSGADFLDVPDTVGILTPILTHELITDLKDSFKIPLSVHFHNDFGLATANTLTAIECGVNQAHVTVNGLGERTGNCSLEELVMTLKASYDIDLGLDTTRLYSLSNLVGRLTGVKMPVNKPIVGANAFAHESGIHVHGILNNASTYEPMSPEMVGHSRRIVLGKHTGANALKSKLKKYHIDLNDKQFEKVFSEIKSLGDSGKCVTDDDLVAIAITELGSARETPIIMKGLSISMGGNVSPTATVKLEIDGNEKEASSTGVGPVDAALNAIRLLVKDTVDIKLEEYNLEAITGGTDALAEVFVISSDSDDNKSTGRSTNQDIVMASILAVLDSMNKLLLIKRA, encoded by the coding sequence ATGAAAAATATAGAAACATTAAAAAAAGAAAATATGAATTTGTCTGAAAAAATTTATATTTTTGATACAACCTTAAGAGACGGTGAGCAGACACCCGGTGTTGCACTAACTGTTGATGAGAAAATCCAAATCGCTCAAAAACTCAATAACTTAGGGGTTGATAAAATAGAAGTGGGGTTTCCAGCTTCTTCAAAAGGCGAAATTGAATCTGCAAGAAAAATCAAATCTCTAGATTTGGATTCTACTTTGGTTGGTCTTTCAAGGTCTCTTAAAAGTGATGTTGATGCAGTTCTTGATGCTGATTTAGAATATATTCATACTTTTATAGGTACTTCCCCATTGCATCGTGATTATAAATTGAAAATGTCTAAATCAGAAATTATAGCAAAAGCTTGCGAGGCTGTTGAATATGGAAAAGACCATGGTTTGACTGTTGAGTTTTCAGCTGAAGATGCAACAAGAACAGAAAGGGATTTTTTAGTTGAAGTTTACAGAGAGGTTGTAAGTTCAGGAGCTGACTTTTTAGATGTTCCTGACACAGTCGGTATTTTAACTCCAATTTTAACTCATGAATTAATCACAGATTTAAAGGATAGTTTCAAAATCCCTTTAAGTGTCCATTTCCACAATGATTTTGGTTTAGCAACTGCAAATACTTTGACAGCTATTGAATGCGGTGTTAATCAGGCACATGTCACTGTCAATGGTTTAGGTGAGAGAACAGGTAATTGCTCTTTAGAGGAGTTAGTCATGACTCTTAAAGCTTCATATGATATTGATTTGGGACTTGATACAACAAGATTATATAGTTTATCTAATTTGGTTGGACGTTTAACCGGAGTAAAAATGCCTGTTAACAAACCTATTGTTGGAGCCAATGCTTTTGCCCATGAATCTGGCATTCATGTTCATGGTATTTTAAATAATGCTTCTACTTATGAACCAATGTCACCTGAAATGGTAGGTCATTCTAGAAGAATCGTTTTAGGAAAACATACTGGAGCCAATGCTTTAAAATCAAAATTAAAAAAATATCACATTGATTTAAATGATAAGCAATTTGAAAAGGTTTTCAGTGAAATTAAATCTTTAGGGGATAGTGGCAAATGTGTTACTGATGATGATTTGGTTGCTATTGCCATTACTGAACTTGGATCTGCTCGTGAAACTCCAATCATTATGAAAGGTTTAAGCATTTCAATGGGAGGCAATGTTTCTCCCACTGCAACAGTTAAATTGGAAATTGATGGGAATGAAAAAGAGGCTTCAAGCACTGGTGTAGGTCCGGTTGATGCCGCTTTAAATGCAATTCGTTTATTGGTTAAGGACACCGTTGATATTAAACTTGAAGAATATAATCTAGAAGCTATCACCGGAGGTACTGATGCATTAGCTGAGGTATTCGTTATCAGTTCAGATTCAGATGACAACAAATCAACCGGCAGATCCACTAATCAGGACATTGTTATGGCCAGTATTTTAGCAGTTCTTGATTCCATGAATAAATTATTGTTAATTAAAAGAGCGTAA
- a CDS encoding PHP domain-containing protein, which translates to MLKMDSHIHSEYSPDSNSKIDDILKTAQKENIDIIAISDHNTVDGTSEVLAKTRNTDILAIPSIEISSTLGHILGFGCEENIPRDLSPEETIDKIHDLGGLAIIPHPYCFYRHGLLCKIDYKNLKIDAIETKNARFIIGYCNNKAKKLAKKENIPTLGASDAHYWKFVGDCFSLIDCEKDIDSVLKAILKSNVEAHGKGTSNILLSKYLFERNVLKRF; encoded by the coding sequence ATGCTTAAGATGGACTCCCATATTCACAGTGAATACTCTCCCGATTCCAACTCAAAAATTGATGATATTTTAAAAACCGCACAAAAGGAAAATATTGACATAATAGCTATAAGTGATCACAATACCGTTGATGGAACTAGCGAAGTTTTGGCAAAAACTAGGAACACCGATATACTAGCAATTCCGTCAATAGAAATCTCTTCCACACTCGGCCATATTCTTGGTTTCGGGTGTGAGGAAAACATACCTAGAGACTTATCACCTGAAGAAACAATAGATAAAATTCATGATTTGGGAGGTCTTGCAATAATACCTCATCCATATTGTTTTTATAGACACGGCCTTTTATGTAAAATTGATTACAAGAACTTGAAAATTGATGCGATAGAAACTAAAAATGCAAGATTTATTATTGGATATTGCAACAATAAAGCAAAAAAATTAGCAAAAAAGGAAAACATTCCAACATTAGGTGCTAGTGATGCACACTACTGGAAATTTGTCGGTGATTGTTTTAGTTTAATTGATTGTGAAAAAGATATAGACAGTGTCTTAAAAGCTATATTAAAAAGTAATGTAGAGGCTCATGGAAAAGGAACTTCAAACATATTGCTTTCAAAATACCTCTTTGAAAGAAATGTATTAAAGAGATTTTGA